The genomic DNA ACAGTGCCACCAGTGTTAATATCCGGCCCTTTCCTttcaaaaatgactttattttgaaaacaagtTTTAAGACACTATAGTAACGGTTTGTgtcaaattcagttttatttattttttattctttcctcCATTAGTCTGTTAAATGTCAGCAAATTCAAAATCcttgtaatgatgatgatgatgatgatgatgttctcaaatgtctggatttgtccacaaatgttttcagtttgaatgatttctttgtagcaaagaaaccagtgagtaatcgttgcagccctcatatacttatatatacttatatatacttatatatgctTATATACAGACGTTGGCCTTGTGTATGATTATTGTTCATTATGCACATGATATATAAGCATTTATTGAAGcacatgtcatttaaaacacGGTCGACTCAAACCTGagacataaacaacaaacaaatcccGTCTATTCATCAGAACCTCGTCctccctcactgtgtttcttcAGCTCTGGACTGAAAGAGTCTTTTAACTCTTAAGTCTTTTTAAGACTCACTTTACTCTCTGGCTTTTAATTGGAtctagtttatttgtttattttcaaatgtattggGTTATGTTTACATTCTTacctgtatgtgtatgtttatgtgtatgtttatgtttatgtgtatgtttatgtttatgtttatgtttataagaCGTATCACTTtaagtgacaaataaaaaaacaaacaattgaaACAGATCAAAAGTAATGGAAAGGTCATCTACGtaactctgacctctgacctctgagtcAGGACCTGTTGGGTTTTTAATCGTTTAATCTCCTGATAACGTCAGTATATAATGTGGGGAGgtattttatatgtttatatattatatatatatatattaaaaaatgaaaagaatcaatGTAAACCCaatcaataattaattaattgattgattggcAAACATATCTACCAATCCGCTTAGGTTCATTATTGTTTCAAACATGATGTCGTTGAGTTATTCCATGAGATTAGCCGGAATGCTCAAATGGATTTTTATAAGATTATTGTAAGATTTAAATCTTACAATAATCTCATTTATCTGTTATCACGTTACAGAAATGACTGTGGGTCACGTTCAGACACGGCAGTTGATATAGTTTGGAGTGAAATGGggtaaaaaacatttaataaatgtgtgttgATGGGATTAGGACTATTTTTTTTGCGTGAATCATAAATAAAGTGGTAACCTCTGTGACAGAAGGTCAGAACTTGCTTCAGAGAACACAGCAGCATGTCTGCGATATTTTCTGCTGCGCTCTAATCTACAAAGACCTTTTGTACTTCACTGTCTTTGTGTCACCTGTCGTCTCCAGATGCAGCGCTGCCTCATGTCCTCCAAGCCTGTCGCCGCCGCGCGGCTGCCCAAGAGAGTCAAGCTGACTGCTGGCAAACGCTACGCCTGGTGTGCCTGTGGACACAGTCAGAAGCAGGTGAGAGCGCCACCACAGGCGTTCAGgcgtcacactcacactcacactcactcacactctcattGTCTCCGTGGCGTTGACTTAAAGACCAGTTTGAGAGACAAGTGGAGACTTGAACCTTTGTCTTGTGAACATGTGCCAACAGAGATTTCAGGTCATTTTTACTGTTTCCACGTCACAATGAAACTACAGGAGGTTGATATGTGTACAGCTCCCTCATGTAtatggatatactgtatgtactgtatgtatatacatatacatacagtacatacatgtatatactaaACCCACTATAGAACTCACAAGAAACACGAGATCAAGGCAGCTCATGGAGAACTGAGCAGAGTATATGGCTTAAAGGTAGAGTGTGTGAAATTCATGTTGCAGTTGAATATTCATCATTATATCTGATCGTGATTCAATCAATAATCCGACGTAAGAAACTCTAGAACCGTGACTTTGAGCTTTAAtgatatttatgtatatgtgtgtgtgtaactttcctcacacacacacacacacacacacaccctgactctgtgtgtgtgtgtgtgtgctcactgtGGTAACTGTTGACTTTCTCTTCTCTATTAtactgaaaggtcaaaggtcttaAAGGTGtagtgtgtcatttttaaacacagagaaaactgaaaacattcaAGTTTCATTCACGAACATCATCGATCGACATGTTTCAACGTCTTATGAACCAAAAATACCTGATTCATGGAGAAAAGAATGGTTCGTTGTTTGAAACATGAGCTCAAAATGATGTGATAACACACTCGTATGCACTTTGGCCACAGGTTGGTTTtatgatttgacaaaaatgactaATGACTATGAtaaagtgtgtgcgtgcgtgtgtgtgtgtgtgtgtgtgcgtgataaACCAATGCCATATACACGTTGTTTTAGGTcctaaattttaaaaaatgaagaacttttttttttgagtcaaATATCTCTGAGAAAATTGTTCAAACCCAGTTAAGCATTAATTTTCAcagatacaatttttattttattagtcatgtttgttccaaatgaatgactttattattgtcattcaggatagagatttgttttatttaaggagcatttttatttcagtgacctctgacctctgacatgtgGCTTTAACTTATAAtggactgtttgtttattttttaataatgaaaacatttgatctAATATGCTTTAATGATTTTTTGAATGCTTATTTCCGATAATGAGAAGTAGGCGAGTCAAACTCTGTCAGCGATGATAACAGAAGGTTCTTAAACTGTGTGTTCTTCAGATGATCATGTGACTTTCTACATAATGaccccccccctctctcactgtgtctctgtgtgtgtgtttgttagccTTTCTGTGACGGCGCTCACCGGACGCTGGCTCCCGACATCCCTCCTCTGCGCTTCACTCCAGACAAAGAGGGCGCGGTCATGCTGTGCGCCtgtaaacaaagcaaaaacgCGCCGTACTGTGACGGCTCGCACTTCAAGGTCATCTTCCAGGATGTGCTGAAGTCGGTGAAAGGTGTCTTTAAATGAGCCGCGTGCACAAACCTCATTCATCTTgatttttacattcatttacacatgttgttatgttgttgttaaagtatttcactgatttgtttttttgttttgcagaagTGATTATAATGAACAGTAATCAATTGCTACctctttatgttgttgttgttgttgttgtcaaatAACCTGGGAGCCACTGATTAGTGtggtcagtagggggcggtCTAGTGTTATTATCGCCCTTCTGACCTTGAATGACATAACAATAATCTATCATCATATTACAAGAACTTTCCAAATGTGGAGAAAATGTATCGCTCACAATAAAAAGTTAGAATTAAGAGAATACAGAATAACTTACTTTGTGCTTCAGGAAGATCATTCAAATGAAATCAGTGGAAACCTTTAGAGAAAAAACTAACCAAACCAATGAAGAGGCGTTTCCACGGTGACTGTGACTCATGGGGCCGGCTTTAGTTTTGgtggaaatgttttgtttcctctttttatcTCGTTGTGTTTCTGGAGCAGAACTTGAAAATCCTGAACGCTGACGTTCGCTGCCTTCtaagattgtttgtttttcacttggCAACAAGTCTGACTCGAGCCGGGCTTAGGAGGAGGTAAAGGATCAGTAAGCAACACCTGCACTCTGAACTAACACTGAGTAACTGAGTAAGAATCATGATGGCAGCTGTCAGTGCGTACACAATGTAAACAGCAATGACTTCATGCAAACTGAGCATCACTGGTCTCATTTAAAAGGATATAAAGCAATGTTGTTTgactttgatttgtgtgtgtgtgtgtgtgtgtgtgtgtgtgtgtgtgtgtgtgtgtgtgtgtgtgtgtgtgtgtgtgtgtgtgtgtgtgtgtgtgtgtgtgtgtgtgtgtgtgcgtaactcACTCACACGTGACAATCAAAATCTAGACTTGGAGCTAGATTTCGAGGTAGAATCAGGTTTGATTGTAATGTTTaaagatcagaatcagaatcacttTTATTCAACACAGATACAAGTATCGTGAAATGAAATTACGACAACACaacgacaacacaacacaagtcaCTGATGaactgacacacagtcacatccaATTACacccaactttatttataaagcactttaaaacaaccacagtggaccaaacaataaataaaagagaagatGCATCTGAAACAACTCAAATCAATGAAAAGACATACAATAAATAGATGTTACATGTTCCTTGTGTTTATAGATAAATATCTGTAAAGTAGCAAGgaatatacatgtgtgtgtgtgtgtgtgtattcatttcAAGGGACCCTTCACCAAGaacagtttttcattttcagagatAAATATCAGACGGCCGCTCTGAGGAAGTCAaagtcacaataaaaacagacgTAACATAATAAAGATTCAAACTTTTCTTAAACTTAattaacaacagaaacacagacaatcatcaaaacaacaaaaacccatGCAATAAAGATTAATACATCACATGGGCGACCTTTCAATAAACTTTCCCCATCaatgtctgttttttaattctttCCTTTTGCAAATGAACcttcaaaaatgaaatgatctgCAATTATAAATATTCTACATTTACGAGTCAAATCCTCCACAGCTAAAAACATACAACAAGTTTATTCCACGACACATTTTCCTTCCAGAGTGAGACGGACGGTACAACAAACATGTATAACATCTAATATCAGAggtgtttgtggtgttttccTGAATGATATGACTTCATGACTTAGTCCAGTTGTTGAGTTTAAAGAAGTTTATTCTCACCGTGCTCCAAAGAACCAATGACGAGAAACCAAACTCGAATTTACAaagtaacaaagaaaaatagatgagaacaaagaaatgaacCCAAGCTATTTCCAGATGTGTCACAGTTTTCTGACAAAACAATCATTTACCAAAAACTCTCAACCCGGAACAGGCTCAAAATGTTAGGCCCCTCCCCCTGGGCGTTTCACAAAAATGATAGTCTCTAATTAGCCACCTCAGTCAGGTGGTCACTTTCCCGCCAAGAGCCCTATTTAGCAGCCCAGATAGTTACGCCTCTGTTTGACCGAGAACAGCGAGGGAAACGTCAGCGTctctggtgagtgtgtgtgtgtgcgcgcgcgcgcgtgtgcgtgcgtaGCTGTGGGGAACAgatgatgttgtgtttgtcacGGACGCAGAGAAACGGGTCGGGAAATGTTTGACGTGTGCGCGCGCGCAAACTGCCCTCACTCAGTGACGTCACAAGTCGACACAAAAGAgtacaagaaaaaagaagtgaGTGTCCAATGTTTTGTGCGTCATATTTCACAGAATCACGTTCTGTTAAAAGCTTTATTGACATTCTCATTACAGGATGTAAAGGAAGTGCGCTGcagtataagtataagtataagtagtgccccctgctggtctcCATCACAACCTGATGACCCTTGACCTATGAACTCCACTCAATATTTACTGTCACAATTATAGTGAGCAAGTTCATGGCAACTCACAACATTATTGgaatattatgaaataaaaactttaactcaatgaatttaaatgaggGGCTCACAGAGCAGCCATTCTTCttcttagtattattattattattgttattattaataataataacaataataataataacaataacacaagcATTTAACCATGAAAGAGCATACAAGAGTTATTTAGGCTTTTTTAATATAAGATGAATAGAAATCATAAAATCCTGAGATGAGTGTAAAGATGCaggcgcccccttgtggcttttcaaagtaaaacaaaaatgttcatgatttcagttacagtaataataacaattgtaTTTGACCTCTCACATGTTAAAGGAGAGAAagtttttactgtacagttatTGTTGTGTCTGTACTTAGTAATAATCAATACTCATCATTTGTTAGGCTAATAATAGCAGAGCGTTAAACAGTGATCACTTTACTGtgtcactatatatatatatatatatatatacactgtatgtgtgtatatatgtatgtatatatgtatatacagtgtatatgtatgtgtatatatatatatacgcgtacatacatatatacacatatgtgtgtatatatatacatacacacgtgtatatatatacatatatacatacacatacatacatacatatatacatacacacacacatacatacatatacacacacatatatgtatgtgtgtgtatatatgtacatatacacacatatatgtatatatatatgtttatatatatacacctatacatatatatatatatatatatatatatatatatatatatacacacatatacatatatatatatacatatatatacacatatatatatatatatatacatatatatatatatacatatatatatatatatacatatatatatatatatacatatatatatacatatatatatacatatatatatatatacatatatatatatacatacatatatatatatatatgtatatatatgtatatatatatatatatatgtatatatatgtatgtatatatatatatatatgtatatatatatatgtgtatatatatatatatatacatgtatatatatatatacgtatatacatatatatatatacatatatacatatatatatatacacatatatatatatacatatatatatatatatacatacatatatatacatatatatatatatatatacatatatacatatatatatatatatacatatatatatatacatatatacatatatatatatatatatacatatatacatatatatatatatatatatatacatatatatatacatatatatatatatatatacatatatatatatatatatatacatatatatatatacatatatatatacatatatatatatatatacatatatatatatacatatatacatatatatatatatatatacatatatacatatatatatatatatatacatatatacatatatatatatatatatatacatatatatatatacatatatatacatatatatacacatatatacacatatatatacatatacatatatatacacatatatatatacatatatacatatatatatatatacatatacatatatatacatatatatatatatatatatacatatatatatatatatatatacatatatatatacatatacatatacatatacatatatatatatatatatacacacatatacatacatatatatatacacacacacatttttgatgAATTATTTCCCGACATTCATGAGTTCGGGTAGTGAagtataaacagacacaaacctCGTAAgtaaacattttattgacctaaaacatgcacatatggctgatttaagtaaaaaaaaaaaaaaaagtcgtatCAGTTTGttgaaaagaaaccaaaaaaggaAGGAATGTTGAAAATGGAACAGATGTGGCTAAAACAGTCAAATCCAAATCCCTGGAGAGGGAAACACGGTCGCTGCTCACTTCCATGGTAGTGCTTGGACttgaatgtaaatataaatgcgtctgctgctggaaaatattcgactggttttgttttgtgaaactTGACCTTAAACAAAGTGCATCAACAGTTGTAAAGTAATGTGAGCGATGAGTGCTTTTACTGGACATTTATACAGCAGTTATTAACAAGACAAAACAGATTATTCACCGGGTTTTTGCTTTCTTTACATCAAACCTCTGCAGTGAACTGCACTGCGACGCCTTctcttccctttcttttttttaagcatgttTTTAATGGAAGCCGAACCAACGTTGAGATAACAATGGAAATGGAAACAGATACAATACAAAACCATTACAATATCTTGTATAAAAGATAGGtttatacatatgtatgcaCACATGCTCAGATTtgatacatactgtacagtttGTATGTGTGCACCGCTCTAGtctaacacacataaacacgcacgcacacgcacgcacacacacacacacacacacacacacacacacacacacacacacaagtgtttatTTGGCTGTACTTTCAGTCTTTGTGTTTCAAACGTGATGATCTGGTTTGTCCACGAGGAGAcgtcgtcatcctcctctttttgctctgaagaaagaaagaaacgcGGGAGCAATTCAAACACTGTCCTCCCTGctgctcccccccccacacacacacaagcacagtgtTAGGTTGCCGGGGGCAAACCACTTTTGTTGCCTCCCCTCGGCTCCTCTTTGCCCGTTCCAGAGCTCGTGCCGTTGACAGTCACCTTGCGAGTGCCTGCGCCCTGTTTGGAGGCGAGCGTGTGTCgctgagtgttgttgttgttgttgttgttgttgttgttgttgggcaCAGTGGTGCCGTTGGAGCTTTGGATGGCAGGAGACTGATTGTGGGAGACGGGGTTGGTCTGTGAGGAGGCTCGGGGCGGCGGCGCTGCCGCAGCAGCCGGACTGTGGACTTTGTCGCTCTGGGAGTCGCTCTCCGACGTCGGGCTGGTGTTGACGCCGTCAGAGTGACCCTGAGCAGCAGACTGGGACGGCCTCCTGCGCTTCCGGGTGGGTTTGACCAGATACTGCAAGGGGATGGGTCCAGTCTGTCGAGAGGAACGCAGCATTGTTACATCAGAACTCAGAACTCACAAGTCATCATCACAGTTCACTGCGTCTCAGCTGACAGGAAGGGCTGGCCTttgttagccactgttagctACTGTTAGCCAGTGTTAGCTACCATGAGCCACTGTTAGCAATTGTTAGCCACTGTGAGCCATTGTTAGCCACGAGCCACTGTTAGCTACTATTAGCCAGTGTTAGCTACCATGAGTCACTGTTAGCAATTGTTAGCCACTGTGAGCCATTGTTAGCCACGAGCCACTGTTAGCTACTATTAGCCAGTGTTAGCTACTATTAGCCAATGTTAGCTACTGTGAGCCACGAGCCACTGTTAGCTACTATTAGCCACTGTTAGCCATTGTTGGCAATACCAACAACACTCAGTGTGGCATTTactcacacaaacagtgtagcaacagttaaaaatgaaacattacTATTCATACAGTTGATAAACAGTTGATAAACAGTTGATAAACAGTTGATTAACAGTTGATTAACAGGGCTGCAGGTTTTAGAGCGTCTGTACTGAAAACTGAATAAACAAGAGATTATCTCAACATGTTACTAATAAACAGAACAAATAAGATGCAATAAGATATTCAAAATCAGTCATTGGGCGGAGTCAGCCTCAAACGAGGTTACTAGTTAGTAAGTTTAGTAGTTTGTTACTATTttcagtagaaaatgaaaaagcagCCGCACAGAACATTATAAATCGACGTGTGTCACTCACTCGTCTCCACTCGTAGAAGTAGGCGATGTCCATCAGTGTGTAGTAATCCTTCAAGGGCTCGTCTCCGTACAACACCTCCACCTGGAACacagaagaaaacagcaaacCGTCTCTTTGAGAGCAGATCTGGATAATAAGGTCTGTGCTCTGTGTACAGTCGAGTTCATTCTTCATGTGACGACACGCgatccacgataccaataatatcacgatacaaccaTTCTGAGATAAGCTAAATATTGCGCGACAATCATACAGAGATACGTCGCGACATCTGAACTGAAGAAAACGTCCATGAAAAGATAAAAGTGCAgcatttctctatttattcagtCCATGTGTTGAACGTGGACATAGCATCTGTTAGCGTAGCTTTCTCTgccgtaaactccctcttcaGTCACTTCCACACAATTTTAGAGTGCCttaataattaatttttaattcatagttaattaaaatattgatatcaGCGTATTGATTATCATATTGTTCGATGTTTTGACCCAGCCCCGTTTCATGTTGAGCCAGGATCAGACGACGTGAATTCAGGCTGATTTTGAGTGAATCTGAACGTTAGTGTATTATAACATAATGAGTAAGTGACGGGGAACACGGGACCATTTCAGCCTCGCTCCACTCACTGCCCGTGCATTTACAGttaatttttaaatgtttaaatgcatgttagACACGCCCATTCATCGTTAGCCTCGCTCCACTCACTGCCCGTGCATTTacagttcatttttaaatgtttaaatgcatgttagACACGCCCATTCATCGTTAGCCTCGCTCCACTCACTGCCCGTGCATTTacagttcatttttaaatgtttaaatgcatgttagACACGCCCATTCATCGTTAGCCTCGCTCCACTCACTGCCCGTGCATTTacagttcatttttaaatgtttaaatgcatgttagACACGCCCATTCATCGTTAGCCTCGCTCCACTCACTGCCCGTGCATTTacagttcatttttaaatgtttaaatgcatgttagACACGCCCATTCATCGTTAGCCTCGCTCCACTCACTGCCCGTGCATTTacagttcatttttaaatgtttaaatgcatgttagACACGCCCATTCATCGTTAGCCTCGCTCCACTCACTGCCCGTGCATTTacagttcatttttaaatgtttaaatgcatgttagAGACGCCCATTCATTGTTAGACACGCCcccttttatatatatttttgacattgttgtttcgttttttttaggtcttttgtgtttttgctggtTGTTAAATTACCCTGTAGTTGTTGGGAATATCCATCTTGCTCCGGAGAAACTTTGCTAAGTGCATGACAGACATGGCTGCCGGACACTGCAGGAAACGTTTCCCATTGGCctgaaaacaaagagcagagaGCGACGCATTCATCCAGACGCTGAAGAGCAGCAAAAGCACATGAGACGTACAGTTTGTCAACAGCTTGCTTTTACCTTGTCTCCTTCCACTTCTGAGCGCTGCTTCTCATTGTTTCTGCAGGAACAAGAAAAACAcggcattatatatatatatatatatatatatatatataactattattattattgtagtaataataaaaataataaccctttttaactgatctacagttcgtcTGAGGACGTCACACGTTAGTAACGGCTCAGCTcacagagcaggtactaaaataaCTGTGTGGAGTGTAGAGAGAGAAAGGTGGAAGTATTTCCAGTATTTCCAGCGACTCACTTGTTCCTCTCGTAGAACTGTATGGACAGACTGATGATTTCATCTTCTGCGATGTTAAACGTCTCCACGACTTCTCCTGGTTCCAGCTCACGGTTCTCTGCGTAAAAGTCTCGCCTCCGTTTCATCTCATCTGGTTTCagagtcaaacaaacaaagtcaaacaaagtcaaacaaagtcaaacaaagaCGAAACACCGGCGACGTCACAGCCTCAAATCACCCGGTCTTACCTTTGAATAAACCTGGAACAAGCTTATATACAATGTCTTGTAGAGTTTTGTCCGCTCttagagggaaaaacaaagaaagatttCAATATGAGAGAATACACAAACGGCATTCAGGTCTTaagactctttttttaaaccagtctTACTTGATGCTGAGCTGGGGACACGTCTTGTGGACCTGGACGTCACATCGAGGACAGAACTTATTTGTCTCCAGGAAGGCAACGATGCAGGTTTTACAAACTACAGGAAGAACAAAATCagaagttattattattattattattattacacagaaACATGAATTATATGTTGCTAGGTTTCTAGAagttgattatttttgtttgttgattagtgttgtgtctgctaaatgacatgtaatgtaatgtaatgtagtgttACCACGTCATGTCATGGAGTTGGCATGTTCTGCCCGCGTGTGCGTGGTTCTctggctcctcccacagtccaaaactatggggattaggtgaCTTGTGTGTATCacggtgtgaccccgcctactgccctatgtcagctccccccccccgaccctcacgtggaggataaagcgatgacccatttcatgtatttaatattccgtttattattattttgatagaAAATATATTAGTATAATTGCAGTGAAACGCTGTAGCTCAGTATTCTGACACGGACCGTTGGTTTATTCAGTCACTGAAGTTATTATTTCTCAGAGAAGTTAGCAGCTGTATTTGAATCCACTGGATTTATATAGACCTTTACCAGCTTACAGCTATTAGctgtatataaagatataaagataaagatgaCAAAGTTGATGGTGATCTGTGAAGATGTTGCTGAGATATAACTGCAGAGCGTCTGCTGCTGCATAAacaacacacttcattcaaatCCACTGACATTTATGACAAACTGTGAGACTtctttgtgacatcatcagtgggagGAGACTCttgggaacatacttgggtgattACTagaagatttttattttatttttattttttttgcttcagtttcatttcaaaacagcTTAGTCGAAAATGAAGGCGTCACTTTTCTGATGAGTTTATACTGAAGCTACTTGGCTAAAATAAATggagatttttttctttgtttacgtTGCCATACAAAATCTCCCCAATCTGGCAACCACTGAACTGTGATAGGATGACAACAGAACCTTTGTTAGCACACGACAGCAGCGCAGACACTTAAATTAACTGCTCCAGATACAGAAAtctagggatgcacgatattatcgcTGCAATATCGGGatcagcagatattggctttaaaatggatTATAGtatcagcaaacacaccaagatctgcCCATGTGACTCATGGTTTCAGTAGGATTAATAGGCCAAAACCTCCTGGACTTCTATGTTACAACTATTCATTttttatgttgatttatttttgctcaatgaatgaaaatgtagaTCGACATCGGCTGTGAGGcaaaatatgttaatttcactacagaggAGATAAAATGGcctaatgacacacacacacacagatgtcaaTTCCCATCAGCCGCCCTGatttataaatatgtattaaCTTAAAACAGACATTGTTTAAGTCAACACAATTATCAAATTGGTAAAGGCTGCAATTTATACCAAGTTATGGTTCTCAAGATTTCAGTTAATTTTTCATATCATTGAGATTTAAAACTTTGCATAAATCATTTGACATTTCAAGAGCAGATAATTACtaagcagcataactcaaacaGTAAAGAACAGATTCTGAATTTCATTTTCTAGGTTAGAGCCTCGAGGAACAGATGAATAGATTTCGGTAATGTTCCAAATAACATTGTGAATTTGTTATTCATCTTTAGAGACAGAGATCTATactctgtgactctgacacTGTGAGGAACAGAGTGGCCTTGATGGAGTTTTGCATTGGGAGTGTTTTCtgtagttgtgtagttgtgtagttgtgtagttgGTGTGACGACATCCCTCACATGCAGGATGTTCTTCTCAGTTTATAAAAAGAAAGATCTCGTTCCTCTCTGAGGTTAACGGTGAAAAACACATGTGCATCATATTGTCGCGTGGGACTTACAGGAGTGCAGGCACTCGA from Solea solea chromosome 10, fSolSol10.1, whole genome shotgun sequence includes the following:
- the LOC131466559 gene encoding CDGSH iron-sulfur domain-containing protein 3, mitochondrial-like, with translation MNRSTTLFTAVTSLTRVQRLLRFPVSSASTMQRCLMSSKPVAAARLPKRVKLTAGKRYAWCACGHSQKQPFCDGAHRTLAPDIPPLRFTPDKEGAVMLCACKQSKNAPYCDGSHFKVIFQDVLKSVKGVFK
- the LOC131467705 gene encoding polycomb complex protein BMI-1-A-like, giving the protein MEKMQPNRIKITDLNPHLTCPLCAGYLIDATTIVECLHSFCKTCIVAFLETNKFCPRCDVQVHKTCPQLSIKADKTLQDIVYKLVPGLFKDEMKRRRDFYAENRELEPGEVVETFNIAEDEIISLSIQFYERNKNNEKQRSEVEGDKANGKRFLQCPAAMSVMHLAKFLRSKMDIPNNYRVEVLYGDEPLKDYYTLMDIAYFYEWRRTGPIPLQYLVKPTRKRRRPSQSAAQGHSDGVNTSPTSESDSQSDKVHSPAAAAAPPPRASSQTNPVSHNQSPAIQSSNGTTVPNNNNNNNNNNNTQRHTLASKQGAGTRKVTVNGTSSGTGKEEPRGGNKSGLPPAT